In Pseudomonas sp. HR96, the DNA window CGACAAGTCGCGCCGGCTGATTCTCGCCCTGCTCGACGCCGTCAGCCTCGACGAGCTGGTGATCGCCGTCGAAGACAGCCTGCGCAACGACTTCCAGGTGCCTTTCGTCAGCCTCATCCTGATCAGCGAAACCCCGGCGCCGGTGGGCCGCGTGGTCAGCAGCGCCGAAGCCCACCAGGCCATCGGCGCCCTGTTGCGCGAAGGCAAGGCGGTCAGTGGCAGCCTGCGCGAGCACGAGCTGGACTTCCTCTTTGGTGAAGAACAGCGCCGGCAGATCGGCTCCACCGCCCTCACCCCGCTGATGCACCAGGGCCTGCACGGTGTGCTGGCCATCGCCAGCCGCGACCCGCAGCATTACAAGAGCAGCGTTGGCACCCTGTTCCTCGGCCACATCGCCGAGGTGTTGAGCCGCGTACTGCCGCGCTTCACTCACGCCCTGCGTTCGGTACGCTGAGCATGCAGGCGCAGCTGGAGGCTTATTGCGCGTACCTGCGCAGCGAGCGCCAGGTGTCGCCGCATACCCTGCAGGCCTATCGCAGCGATCTGCACAAGGTGCTGGAATTCTGCGAGAAAGAGCAGCTGGCCAGCTGGAGTGCGCTGGACATCCAGCAGCTGCGCCGGCTGGTAGCGCGCCAGCATCAGCACGGGCAGTCGTCACGCAGCCTGGCACGGCTGCTGTCGGCGGTGCGCGGCCTGTACCGCTACCTCAACCGCGAAGGCCTGTGCAGCCATGACCCGGCCAACGGTCTGAGCCCGCCCAAGGGCGAGCGGCGCCTGCCCAAGACCCTGGACACCGACCGCACCCTGCAACTGCTCGACGGCGGCGTGGAGGACGAGTTTCTCGCCCGCCGCGACCAGGCCATGCTCGAGCTGTTCTACTCTTCCGGCCTGCGCCTCTCCGAGCTGACCAGCCTCAACCTCGACCAGCTGGACCTCGCCGACGGCCTGGTGCAGGTGCACGGCAAGGGCAGCAAGACGCGCATCCTGCCGGTCGGGCGCAAGGCTCGCGAAGCGCTGCAGGCCTGGCTGCCCATGCGCGCCCTGAGCGGGCCGGCCGACGGCGCGGTGTTCGTCAGCCAACAGGGCCGCCGCCTCGGGCCGCGAGCCATCCAGCTGCGGGTCAAGAGCGCCGGCGCCCGCGAGCTGGGGCAGAATCTGCACCCGCACATGCTGCGTCACTCCTTCGCCAGCCATCTGCTGGAATCCTCCCAGGACCTGCGCGCGGTCCAGGAAATGCTCGGCCACGCCGACATCGCCACCACGCAGATCTACACCCACCTGGACTTCCAGCACTTGGCCACTGTCTACGACAGCGCCCACCCTCGAGCCAAACGCAGCAAGGACAGTGAATCATGAGCATCAAGCTGATCACCTTCGACCTCGACGACACCTTGTGGGACACCGCGCCGGTGATCGTCAGCGCCGAAGCCGTGCTGCGCACCTGGCTGGCAGAGCACGCACCGAAGTTGGGCGCTATCCCGGTGGAACATCTGTTCGCCATTCGCACGCGGCTGGTCGACGCCGACCCCAGCTACAGGCACCGCATCAGTGCGCTGCGCCGCCGCGTGCTGTTTCATGCGCTGCACGAGGCCGGCTATGCCCAGGCCGAAGCCGAGGACCTGGCCGAGCGCAGCTTCGAGGTATTTC includes these proteins:
- a CDS encoding DUF484 family protein, translating into MTDKPQANATTPDSQASDDVPPVLEAQAVARFLQANPAFFVEQEELLMGLRLPHQRGDTVSLVERQMKLLRERNIELRHRLSQLMDVARDNDRLFDKSRRLILALLDAVSLDELVIAVEDSLRNDFQVPFVSLILISETPAPVGRVVSSAEAHQAIGALLREGKAVSGSLREHELDFLFGEEQRRQIGSTALTPLMHQGLHGVLAIASRDPQHYKSSVGTLFLGHIAEVLSRVLPRFTHALRSVR
- the xerC gene encoding tyrosine recombinase XerC: MQAQLEAYCAYLRSERQVSPHTLQAYRSDLHKVLEFCEKEQLASWSALDIQQLRRLVARQHQHGQSSRSLARLLSAVRGLYRYLNREGLCSHDPANGLSPPKGERRLPKTLDTDRTLQLLDGGVEDEFLARRDQAMLELFYSSGLRLSELTSLNLDQLDLADGLVQVHGKGSKTRILPVGRKAREALQAWLPMRALSGPADGAVFVSQQGRRLGPRAIQLRVKSAGARELGQNLHPHMLRHSFASHLLESSQDLRAVQEMLGHADIATTQIYTHLDFQHLATVYDSAHPRAKRSKDSES